Proteins encoded together in one Buteo buteo chromosome 26, bButBut1.hap1.1, whole genome shotgun sequence window:
- the IKBIP gene encoding inhibitor of nuclear factor kappa-B kinase-interacting protein isoform X2, with protein sequence MSEVKQRKKGIFSSKTNDSSQKVEKHSNCGKLASPRTSNNRSSFWMDSRTSLSIISLAFCLVLTWFLFQQSGQFADMEKKYNFLQQEAEKFLDVENKVNLISEKLESSESILREAASSISVMTEFEQEIPSLHNIINDIQNNEQTLSIKMQNIIEKFQNVTKSWRRSLDEMNTNTGGLKSEAKFVHAEVTSQINEVEQRIKSLSERVKDLEDSTARNIKTLKRQEDDEFSRVEQKLNLHAKTVEKLEEEQNSLVAKDTDLNQKLANYEPKIEECKTRLPTIENAIHSILRLSSELLSMEKKIEDLTTQLYTVEKDMLKTVSDTMAMQKVLEGI encoded by the exons atgtCTGAAgttaagcaaaggaaaaaaggtattttttcatCCAAGACCAATGACAGCTCACAAAAGGTTGAGAAGCACAGTAATTGTGGGAAGCTGGCAAGTCCCAGGACCAGCAATAATCGGAGTTCCTTTTGGATGGATTCACGGACAAGCTTGAGCATAATTTCCCTTGCTTTTTGCCTGGTGCTGACCTG GTTCCTATTTCAGCAGTCAGGTCAATTTGCTGatatggaaaaaaagtacaatttcttacagcaagaagctgaaaaattcctggatgtggaaaataaagttaacttaatttctgaaaag CTTGAGTCTTCTGAAAGTATCCTACGAGAAGCTGCCTCATCCATCTCTGTGATGACTGAGTTTGAACAGGAAATACCTTCTCTTCATAACATCATAAATGATATTCAGAACAATGAACAGACTCTCTCTATAAAGATGCAGAATATTATTGAGAAGTTCCAAAATGTTACAAAGTCCTGGAGAAGAAGCTTGGATGAAATGAACACAAACACTGGTGGCTTAAAATCTGAAGCAAAGTTCGTACATGCAGAAGTTACTTCCCAAATTAATGAAGTTGAACAAAGAATTAAATCCCTTTCAGAAAGAGTAAAAGATTTGGAAGACAGTACAgccagaaatattaaaacattaaaaaggcaAGAAGATGATGAATTCTCTAGAGTTGAACAAAAGTTGAACTTGCATGCAAAGACAGTTGAAAAACTAGAAGAAGAACAGAATAGTCTGGTAGCCAAGGACACAGACCTGAATCAGAAACTTGCAAACTATGAACCTAAAATTGAGGAGTGCAAGACCCGTTTGCCAACAATTGAAAATGCTATTCACTCTATTCTTAGATTATCAAGTGAATTGCTAAGTATGGAGAAAAAGATAGAGGACTTGACAACACAGCTATATACTGTGGAAAAGGATATGTTGAAAACTGTTTCTGATACAATGGCAATGCAAAAGGTTCTTGAAGGCATATAG
- the IKBIP gene encoding inhibitor of nuclear factor kappa-B kinase-interacting protein isoform X1, with protein MSEVKQRKKGIFSSKTNDSSQKVEKHSNCGKLASPRTSNNRSSFWMDSRTSLSIISLAFCLVLTWFLFQQSGQFADMEKKYNFLQQEAEKFLDVENKVNLISEKCEKMWNLMDHLEDLQIISHIKHLQEDIYTMKTQSSSIIKKQEELQKNLTTLSHALSSAEQNAASVAKNITLMIVTVKTDIRRISGLVSDMTALTDSLQTLEDKVEKGEKKTVKNIGDLLTSSIDRSTKLQSLASSNARKIEEIKTALSELRSDFNKHSDRLLNLEGDRAKVLKTVTFANDLKPKMYKLKKDFAILEPLINDLTLRIGRLVEDVLRREKEIALLNEKLANLTRVQAEIKDMKDEMTKISDMN; from the exons atgtCTGAAgttaagcaaaggaaaaaaggtattttttcatCCAAGACCAATGACAGCTCACAAAAGGTTGAGAAGCACAGTAATTGTGGGAAGCTGGCAAGTCCCAGGACCAGCAATAATCGGAGTTCCTTTTGGATGGATTCACGGACAAGCTTGAGCATAATTTCCCTTGCTTTTTGCCTGGTGCTGACCTG GTTCCTATTTCAGCAGTCAGGTCAATTTGCTGatatggaaaaaaagtacaatttcttacagcaagaagctgaaaaattcctggatgtggaaaataaagttaacttaatttctgaaaag TGTGAAAAGATGTGGAACTTAATGGACCATCTGGAAGACCTTCAAATAATTTCTCACATTAAACATCTGCAGGAAGATATTTATACAATGAAAACACAGTCTAGCagcataattaaaaaacaagaagaatTGCAGAAGAATTTAACAACTCTTTCTCATGCACTGTCAAGTGCTGAACAGAATGCAGCTTCTGTAGCAAAAAACATAACTTTGATGATTGTGACAGTAAAAACTGACATAAGGCGCATTTCAGGCCTAGTCTCAGATATGACTGCGTTGACAGATTCTTTGCAAACACTAGAAGATAAAgtagaaaaaggtgaaaagaagacagtaaaaaatATAGGTGACCTGCTTACCAGTAGTATTGACCGAAGTACAAAACTACAGAGCTTGGCATCCAGTAACGCAAGGAAAATTGAGGAAATTAAGACAGCATTATCTGAGTTAAGGAGTGATTTTAACAAGCATTCGGATAGACTTTTGAATCTTGAAGGTGACAGAGCAAAAGTTCTGAAGACGGTAACATTTGCAAATGATTTAAAACCCAAGATGTACAAGCTTAAAAAGGATTTTGCCATCTTGGAGCCATTAATAAATGACCTAACACTGAGAATAGGAAGATTAGTGGAGGATGTATTACGACGGGAGAAGGAAATTGCTTTACTGAATGAGAAATTGGCCAATCTAACAAGAGTTCAAGCTGAGATCAAAGATATGAAAGATGAAATGACCAAGATTTCAGACATGAATTGA
- the SLC25A3 gene encoding solute carrier family 25 member 3 isoform X2, which produces MFSSIAPLARLNPFYAPHFQLVQDGVRKRAEPAEAPTARRGLAAASPAEEYSCEYGSLKFYALCGVGGVLSCGLTHTAVVPLDLVKCRMQVDPQKYKSIFNGFSVTVKEDGVRGLAKGWAPTFIGYSMQGLCKFGFYEVFKILYGNMLGEENAYLWRTSLYLAASASAEFFADIALAPMEAAKVRIQTQPGYANTLRQAVPKMFGEEGIWAFYKGVAPLWMRQIPYTMMKFACFERTVEALYKYVVPKPRSECTKAEQLVVTFIAGYIAGVFCAIVSHPADSVVSVLNKEKGSSASQVLMRLGFKGVWKGLFARIIMIGTLTALQWFIYDSVKVYFRLPRPPPPEMPESLKKKLGLTE; this is translated from the exons ATGTTCTCGTCCATCGCGCCGCTCGCCCGGCTCAATCCCTTCTACGCGCCGCATTTCCAGCTGGTCCAGGATGGCGTGAGGAAACGCGCGGAGCCAGCGGAGGCGCCGACCGCTCGGCGGGGCCTGGCGGCCGCATCCCCCGCCGAAG AGTACAGTTGTGAATATGGCTCGCTCAAGTTTTATGCTCTCTGTGGCGTTGGTGGGGTCCTAAGTTGTGGCCTGACACACACTGCTGTTGTACCTCTGGATTTAGTGAAATGTCGTATGCAg GTTGATCCACAAAAATACAAGAGCATCTTCAACGGATTTTCAGTGACAGTCAAAGAAGATGGTGTTCGTGGCTTGGCTAAGGGATGGGCTCCAACCTTTATTGGATATTCCATGCAGGGGCTTTGTAAATTTGGTTTCTATGAAGTTTTCAAAATCCTATATGGCAACATGCTGGGAGAG GAAAATGCATATTTGTGGCGTACTTCGCTATATTTAGCTGCATCTGCCAGTGCGGAGTTTTTTGCTGACATTGCTCTGGCTCCAATGGAGGCTGCTAAAGTTCGTATTCAGACACAGCCTGGATATGCTAACACTCTGCGGCAGGCTGTACCTAAAATGTTTGGAGAAGAAGGCATCTGGGC TTTCTATAAAGGTGTTGCTCCACTATGGATGAGACAGATTCCATACACAATGATGAAATTTGCTTGCTTTGAACGTACTGTTGAAGCTCTCTACAAGTACGTCGTTCCCAAGCCACGAAGTGAATGTACAAAAGCAGAACAGCTGGTAGTCACATTTATTGCAGGCTATATTG CCGGTGTGTTCTGTGCAATTGTTTCCCATCCTGCTGACTCCGTGGTGTCTGTGTTGAACAAAGAAAAGGGCAGTTCTGCCTCACAGGTTCTTATGAGGCTTGGATTCAAAG GTGTATGGAAAGGTCTGTTTGCTCGTATCATTATGATTGGTACCCTGACTGCACTACAGTGGTTCATCTACGATTCTGTGAAGGTTTATTTCAGACTTCCTCGTCCACCTCCACCTGAAATGCCAGAATCTCTGAAGAAGAAGCTTGGTCTAACTGAATAG
- the SLC25A3 gene encoding solute carrier family 25 member 3 isoform X1, translated as MFSSIAPLARLNPFYAPHFQLVQDGVRKRAEPAEAPTARRGLAAASPAEEYSCAYGSGRFFMLCGLGGIISCGTTHTALVPLDLVKCRMQVDPQKYKSIFNGFSVTVKEDGVRGLAKGWAPTFIGYSMQGLCKFGFYEVFKILYGNMLGEENAYLWRTSLYLAASASAEFFADIALAPMEAAKVRIQTQPGYANTLRQAVPKMFGEEGIWAFYKGVAPLWMRQIPYTMMKFACFERTVEALYKYVVPKPRSECTKAEQLVVTFIAGYIAGVFCAIVSHPADSVVSVLNKEKGSSASQVLMRLGFKGVWKGLFARIIMIGTLTALQWFIYDSVKVYFRLPRPPPPEMPESLKKKLGLTE; from the exons ATGTTCTCGTCCATCGCGCCGCTCGCCCGGCTCAATCCCTTCTACGCGCCGCATTTCCAGCTGGTCCAGGATGGCGTGAGGAAACGCGCGGAGCCAGCGGAGGCGCCGACCGCTCGGCGGGGCCTGGCGGCCGCATCCCCCGCCGAAG AATACAGCTGTGCATATGGCTCGGGCAGATTCTTTATGCTTTGTGGCCTTGGTGGGATTATTAGCTGTGGAACAACACATACAGCACTGGTTCCTCTAGACCTGGTTAAATGCAGAATGCAG GTTGATCCACAAAAATACAAGAGCATCTTCAACGGATTTTCAGTGACAGTCAAAGAAGATGGTGTTCGTGGCTTGGCTAAGGGATGGGCTCCAACCTTTATTGGATATTCCATGCAGGGGCTTTGTAAATTTGGTTTCTATGAAGTTTTCAAAATCCTATATGGCAACATGCTGGGAGAG GAAAATGCATATTTGTGGCGTACTTCGCTATATTTAGCTGCATCTGCCAGTGCGGAGTTTTTTGCTGACATTGCTCTGGCTCCAATGGAGGCTGCTAAAGTTCGTATTCAGACACAGCCTGGATATGCTAACACTCTGCGGCAGGCTGTACCTAAAATGTTTGGAGAAGAAGGCATCTGGGC TTTCTATAAAGGTGTTGCTCCACTATGGATGAGACAGATTCCATACACAATGATGAAATTTGCTTGCTTTGAACGTACTGTTGAAGCTCTCTACAAGTACGTCGTTCCCAAGCCACGAAGTGAATGTACAAAAGCAGAACAGCTGGTAGTCACATTTATTGCAGGCTATATTG CCGGTGTGTTCTGTGCAATTGTTTCCCATCCTGCTGACTCCGTGGTGTCTGTGTTGAACAAAGAAAAGGGCAGTTCTGCCTCACAGGTTCTTATGAGGCTTGGATTCAAAG GTGTATGGAAAGGTCTGTTTGCTCGTATCATTATGATTGGTACCCTGACTGCACTACAGTGGTTCATCTACGATTCTGTGAAGGTTTATTTCAGACTTCCTCGTCCACCTCCACCTGAAATGCCAGAATCTCTGAAGAAGAAGCTTGGTCTAACTGAATAG